GCTAAACCTATTATAAAacatgttataattttattttattatttaatatagtatgactttaattttaacttttattattattataatacactcattttaatctaatttcttttataatcattttaattctaATACACATACTTTCAcctatgatttttcttttttatcttctattaaaaatttgagaTACATGCCTTTAACAAAAAAATGTGTgatacatattaaaaacatcaaaatttatactttaaaaattatttaaatatggtgtcattatttgtgaaaataatacttcacattattataaaataattaaaataatttaatataataaataatttaaaatgattatataactaattaagatatttataaaacattataatacatattgatattttaattaaaaattacataattttataaaaataaaataatttaaaagttttattatatattatttctaatttaatatcttttataataaatttttattctcaTCTTACAGTTTTAATTACATTTGAATCTAAAcagttaattttaatattactgATACTACTTAAATAACTAATCTCACTAAATTCAccgaaaataaacactataaccCTGTCACTACCTCTTAAAATAACATTGCCATAGaaataattattagtaaaaaaaaaatcaaacggAGAAAAAGAGCCGTCCAACATGTTGTAGGGTGCTCATCACAAATCACGAGGCAGAACACTTCAATGGTTCATTTTTGGTACATACCTTATGgcacattaaattattatttattagtatttttatcgaaAACTTTTGATCCTATTTCttcaaaaaacaaagaaaaagaaaaaacttttgATCCTATAGTATATGCCATGGCAGGCACGACACGAGAGAAATTGCAGGCCAAAAATCAAGACTAGAATAACAAAGCAACCtgaatagagaaaattttagaaatggCGGACAGAAGAAAAATCCcattgtaattttctttttttgttgggACTTGGGAGTATGGTTATGGAATCAAAAGCTAACAACAGAGATTGGTGTGACTGCTTTCTTCGTCGATCtgtaagtttttctttttttcttcctctcCCCCTCCCCTAATCTCTTCTCCGGTTTTTGGCTGCgtcaattcaaatttgaatatccATTTTAAAGGTTGTCTGGGGTTTCTAGGGTTTTCAGTTTGGGCTCTGGATCTTGTCATCCTTCGATTTGATTCACGAGGTTGCGAATTTCTCTAGTTTCTTTTCCCCTCTTTCATTTCtgagaaaatgtaaaatgtgTTTTCGAAATTAGGGGATGTGTTAATGGAGAAAGGAAGAAAGTTTACTCTTCAGTGCTATGGAAGATGGAGGAATTAGAAACGTAGCATTCGGATTATACTTCTTACTTATTGAAGTTAGCCCTAGTAAGGGTTGGCATTTAAGAAATCAATCACCTTGACCcttgttttcaagttttttttttaaaatggattGTCAATTGTAATGTGACCtcgatttttctttttattattattgggAAGTAGATTGGTActgtaaaaggaaaataaaaggaaatcgGTTTTAACCTGACCACAAGCAGACTTGTTAGATTTTTAATCTTGGTTACATCTTTCAGTTTTATTATATTCGAAtttaaaggaaaggaaaaatgaaatgtttccagatattattaattatcttttctgAAGTTCGTTTTCTTACAGTGGAAAGAGCATTTGCGGCTATCTTTTTAACTTCCATTttgactaaataaataaatccttGTCCCTTTTGTTTGGATATTTTCAGGCTTAGAGACTTGTTTCTACTATTTGTGTCTAGCTCTATTTCACTTCAGAATGACAGAACCAAGCTCAGCTGATGTGATACTGGAATTTTTGAGGAGAAATCGCTTTACAAGAGCTGAGGCTGCCTTGCGTAGTGAACTTGGTAACCGCCCTGATTTGAATGGATTCTGCCAGAAGCTTACCCTTGAGGAGAAGGACTCTGGAAATGTGCTAGAAgaagaaaatgggaaaaaaatagCTGGCGAAAGTCATGGTTCAGGTTCTCGAAACAGTAGTGAGGTCTCTAAGGAACTTATAGTGAAAGAGATAGAGTGTGGGGCTGGCAGAAATGGGTCTGAAAGCCAATGGAGAAATGCTGCTTCTACTGGGGATTCTAATAAACCCAATGAAGCAAGAGTGACGAGCGATACGAGTTTCGCTTTCTCTAAAAATTCCGAAGATGCTGTACTCAATATGCAGTCCCGGAACTTCAACGCTAGCAATGGTCCTGATCTGTTAAAAGGTGATGGTATATTTAGAAGCAGTAGTTTTTCGGAGCTGGAGAAACCAGATCAGTCAAGATGGTGTATATCTGAAGCTCCTGACATTGATAAAGGCAATGTTAAACCTGGAGAAGAGATTTCCTTTTCAGGTGAAATTAAAACTACGTGGCATGGAAATACTGGCAAAGCTAATGTAGATTACAAGTATGACAAGTTTCATACCAGTGAAACTAAGGAGCTTGATCAGCAATTTAAGACTAGCGGTGCATACTTGAAGGAAAACTTTGCTGATAACAGCCGATGGTCTAGAACTGAGGAGCCCAGTAGTTCATTTTCAGAGATGTGGAAAGATTGTTCTGTCAAGACTGTTTTTCCATTCCCTAAGGGTGATTTATCAATTGGTTATAATGCTGCTAGTGCTTCAGATAAGAGAGAAGGAAAGAAGATAGCAGATGCACTTGATGTCAGAGCAGCAATTAAAGAACAGGTGGATGAGGTTGGAAGGGCTTTATTCTTTGGGAAGTCTCAAGGCAATGCTGAGCAAAAAAGTATAAATGGATTGGCCTTTCCTCTTGCATATGATGATCAAAGGGAAGAGTTACCTAGGTTGCCACCAGTTAAACTCAAATCAGAAGAGAAGTCATTGAATGTTAACTGGGAGGAAAAATATGAGCGTGATGGCCCAGGTGCAAAGCTTGTTAGTGCTGACAATACCTTCCTTATAGGGTCCTATTTGGATGTTCCCATTGGGCAAGAGATAAATGCTTCAGGTTAGTTAACATGATTTGTGCGAATTGTTGGCTGGTAATACaaagattatttttttactctttcCTTTTCCTAACATTATGGTTTAGTATATGTATGTTCTCTGTCTAAAACTTAAAGAGAtcttttattgtaaaattttttgttaacttgaaaatttgcCATCTAGCTCTAGGTGGCAACGGCTCATTGGTGAGCTATGTAAAATTTGTGTTGATGTGTATGTCCCCtaagataaaatgatattttgttgCCATGAGTTCTAAGATTTCTCCTACGAGGTTTGTCATTTTTCTGTTGGGAAGTACTTGCGTGGGTCTGATAAACCAATTCTGAAACTGGGAAGATAGGTTTCTAAagccataataataaaaaaggttgGAAGAAACCTTCTAAACAGAATTCTGTGAAATGCAAGTGGGGGAAAGATTTTTGCTGTTTGTTCACGTACAGAATATACTtgtttttctattcttttatatCAGTTCTTTCCAGGGTTAGTTTGTGTGTAACCAAGCATAActaaagaaatagaaagaaaagaataaatagCATAAAGATAGATTACCCTAAAAGTTTAGTGGAGTGttttaatttgacatttgaTAATAGTTTAATAGCTGTATTTTGAGTTGTGCATAAATACTGGaattattaagttattttaaaacttcTGACTTGAATCTTTCGACAACcataaaaagaatattatagTTAACTGCTATAGGACAGTAAGGGAAGGGGAGCTTTAGAAAGCCTAAGTTCTTGTTAGAGCATTGGTTATTTCTCCTATAATTCTTCTGGAAAAGCTTGAAAATCTTGTTTATGATGATCCAGGTGGGAAAAGGAATGCTGGAGGTAGTTGGCTTTCTGTGAGTCAGGGTATTGCAGAAGATGCATCTGATCTTGTTTCTGGTTTTGCTACTATTGGTGATGGATTAAGTGAATCTATTGATTACCCAAACGAGTATTGGGAGTCTGATGAATatgatgacgatgatgatgTTGGATACATGAGACAACCTATTGAGGATGAAGCCTGGTTTCTGGCTCATGAAATCGATTATCCTAGTGACAATGAGAAGGGAACTGGGCATGGGAGTGTTCGGGATCCTCAAGAAAGAAGTCAGACcaaggatgatgatgatgatcaaTCATTTGCAGAAGAGGATTCTTACTTCTCTGGTGAGCGTTATTTCCAGGCAAAGAATGTTGAACCTGTTGCAGCTTCAGATGATCCTATAGGGCTCTCTGTAACTGAAATGTACAATGGGACTCATGAGAATGATTTAATTGCCCAATATGATGGACAGTTAATGGATGAAGAGGAGCTTAATTTGATGCGTGCTGAACCTGTTTGGCAGGGATTTGTCACACAGACAAATGAACTTATCATGCTGGAGGACGGAGAAGTTCTCAATGAGTGTGGCAGGTCTCAGCTGGATGATATTTGCATAGACAATGATCAGCATGGTGCAGTTAGGTCTATTGGTGTGGGTATCAACAGTGATACTGCTGACTTTGGCAGTGAAGTACGTGAAAGTTTAGTTGCAGTTAGTAGTGAAGGGGATTTAGAATATTTTCATGATCATGATGGTTCTATTGGAGGTTCCAGACAAAGTTACCATGAAACAGAAAGGAAATATATTGATAAACCAAATAGAGATAAAAGGAAAACTGGAAAAAATGATTCTAATAAGTATGCTATTGAGAATGATAAAGGTTCAACCCCCCAGGTGAAGAATCTTGCAGATGGAGGATTTTCATTTCCTCCACCATTAAGAGATGGGCAATTGGTGCAGGCAGGCTCTAGTAACTCTATATGGCCAAGTAACAGCAATGCTGCTGGTGAAGAGCGTGATGACTGCTTGACCGCTTTGATGGAGCCGGATGATATGCTTGCTACATGGAGGCGGAAAAGTAGTGATTCTTCAGTTGCCCAAAGCTCTAGGGATGAAGATGATGCCAATGTAAGATCAGCAAATTCTAGCCCTTCAACTCTCTCTAATTATGGTTATGGTGCACAAGAAAAGACTAAGAAAGAAGAGGATGAGAAAACTAGTGGCGTGAGGGAAGAGGATCTTGGGGCATCGCTTGAAGATGAAGAGGC
This DNA window, taken from Gossypium raimondii isolate GPD5lz unplaced genomic scaffold, ASM2569854v1 Contig00130, whole genome shotgun sequence, encodes the following:
- the LOC105794118 gene encoding uncharacterized protein LOC105794118 is translated as MTEPSSADVILEFLRRNRFTRAEAALRSELGNRPDLNGFCQKLTLEEKDSGNVLEEENGKKIAGESHGSGSRNSSEVSKELIVKEIECGAGRNGSESQWRNAASTGDSNKPNEARVTSDTSFAFSKNSEDAVLNMQSRNFNASNGPDLLKGDGIFRSSSFSELEKPDQSRWCISEAPDIDKGNVKPGEEISFSGEIKTTWHGNTGKANVDYKYDKFHTSETKELDQQFKTSGAYLKENFADNSRWSRTEEPSSSFSEMWKDCSVKTVFPFPKGDLSIGYNAASASDKREGKKIADALDVRAAIKEQVDEVGRALFFGKSQGNAEQKSINGLAFPLAYDDQREELPRLPPVKLKSEEKSLNVNWEEKYERDGPGAKLVSADNTFLIGSYLDVPIGQEINASGGKRNAGGSWLSVSQGIAEDASDLVSGFATIGDGLSESIDYPNEYWESDEYDDDDDVGYMRQPIEDEAWFLAHEIDYPSDNEKGTGHGSVRDPQERSQTKDDDDDQSFAEEDSYFSGERYFQAKNVEPVAASDDPIGLSVTEMYNGTHENDLIAQYDGQLMDEEELNLMRAEPVWQGFVTQTNELIMLEDGEVLNECGRSQLDDICIDNDQHGAVRSIGVGINSDTADFGSEVRESLVAVSSEGDLEYFHDHDGSIGGSRQSYHETERKYIDKPNRDKRKTGKNDSNKYAIENDKGSTPQVKNLADGGFSFPPPLRDGQLVQAGSSNSIWPSNSNAAGEERDDCLTALMEPDDMLATWRRKSSDSSVAQSSRDEDDANVRSANSSPSTLSNYGYGAQEKTKKEEDEKTSGVREEDLGASLEDEEAAAVQEQVRQIKAQEEEFETFDLKIVHRKNRTGFEEDKNFHVVLNSVIAGRYHVTEYLGSAAFSKAIQAHDLHTGMDVCVKIIKNNKDFFDQSLDEIKLLKYVNKHDPADKHHILRLYDYFYYREHLLIVCELLKANLYEFHKFNRESGGEVYFTMPRLQSITIQCLEALQFLHGLGLIHCDLKPENILVKSYSRCEVKVIDLGSSCFETDHLCSYVQSRSYRAPEVILGLPYDKKIDIWSLGCILAELCTGNVLFQNDSPATLLARVIGIIGPIKQDMLAKGRDTYKYFTKNHMLYERNQETNRLEYLIPKKTSLRHRLPMGDQGFVDFVAHLLEVNPKKRPSAAEALKHPWLSYPHEPISA